From the genome of Triticum aestivum cultivar Chinese Spring chromosome 3B, IWGSC CS RefSeq v2.1, whole genome shotgun sequence, one region includes:
- the LOC123066266 gene encoding anther-specific protein RTS, with the protein MARTAATTTTAAAAALLLLALVATSASADAVDAAAGGYEMTAAAAAGGRRGVRAQPAGLTQCMGGCGTRVTSCLLDCYNTSTGGTLPICFLGCTNNAVFCATDCTTKGL; encoded by the coding sequence ATGGCACGCACCGCCGCCACGACGACAACGGCAGCTGCCGCGGCGCTGCTCCTGCTGGCGCTGGTGGCCACCAGCGCCAGCGCCGACGCAGTAGACGCGGCCGCTGGTGGCTATGAGATGACCGCTGCTGCAGCTGCCGGCGGTCGCCGCGGCGTCCGCGCCCAGCCGGCGGGGCTGACGCAGTGCATGGGCGGGTGCGGGACGAGGGTCACCTCATGCCTCCTCGACTGCTACAACACGTCCACCGGAGGGACCCTGCCCATCTGCTTCCTCGGCTGCACCAACAACGCCGTCTTCTGCGCCACCGACTGCACCACCAAGGGGCTTTGA